Proteins co-encoded in one Armatimonadota bacterium genomic window:
- a CDS encoding redox-active disulfide protein 2 gives MKIEVLGSGCPRCHTLEKHAREAVKALGIEAEIEHITNLQHSIKRMQEVRAMSTPALIVDGKLVLQGKVPSVPELVQTLTSLMAAEG, from the coding sequence ATGAAGATAGAGGTACTCGGCTCGGGCTGTCCCCGATGCCACACACTGGAAAAGCACGCCAGAGAGGCGGTGAAGGCGCTCGGCATCGAGGCGGAAATAGAACATATCACCAACCTGCAGCATTCCATCAAGCGCATGCAGGAAGTCCGCGCGATGAGCACCCCTGCACTGATAGTGGACGGAAAGCTGGTATTGCAGGGGAAGGTGCCGAGCGTGCCGGAGCTGGTACAGACGCTCACCTCGCTGATGGCAGCAGAGGGATAG
- the purS gene encoding phosphoribosylformylglycinamidine synthase subunit PurS, which translates to MPRVRVLVTLKPTLLDAQGRTVQEALHALGYQNVRQVRIGKVIEMDVADEGQPVEAQVKEMCDRLLANPVTELYEIEVLE; encoded by the coding sequence ATGCCCAGAGTGAGAGTACTGGTCACGTTAAAGCCCACCTTGCTGGACGCCCAGGGCAGGACGGTGCAGGAAGCATTGCATGCCCTGGGCTATCAGAACGTACGTCAGGTGCGCATCGGCAAAGTGATAGAGATGGACGTTGCCGACGAAGGGCAGCCGGTGGAGGCTCAGGTGAAAGAGATGTGCGATCGCCTGCTGGCGAACCCGGTCACCGAACTGTATGAGATTGAGGTGCTGGAATGA
- the purQ gene encoding phosphoribosylformylglycinamidine synthase subunit PurQ has protein sequence MKFGVVVFPGSNCDADAYYAIRDVLQQPVEYIWHQEDDLHGVDCVVLPGGFSYGDYLRCGAIARFSPVMQAVEEFARQGGLVIGICNGFQILCEAHLLPGALVRNEGLRFVCKHVYLRVENTNTPFTNRCRQGEVLRIPIAHGEGRYVCDRETLQELQANNQILFRYCDSNGALTKESNPNGSLANIAGIANERFNVMGMMPHPERACEAILGSEDGLKIFQSIVHSALAVAR, from the coding sequence ATGAAGTTCGGGGTGGTGGTGTTCCCCGGCTCCAACTGCGATGCCGACGCCTACTACGCCATCCGTGACGTGTTGCAGCAGCCGGTGGAGTACATCTGGCACCAGGAGGATGACCTGCACGGTGTGGATTGCGTGGTTCTGCCGGGTGGCTTCTCGTACGGCGACTACCTGCGATGTGGAGCCATTGCCCGCTTCTCGCCGGTAATGCAGGCGGTGGAGGAGTTTGCACGGCAAGGCGGACTGGTCATCGGCATCTGCAACGGTTTCCAGATATTGTGTGAAGCGCACCTTCTGCCGGGTGCGCTGGTGCGTAACGAGGGGTTGCGCTTTGTGTGTAAGCACGTTTACCTGCGCGTGGAGAACACCAATACGCCATTTACCAACCGCTGCAGGCAGGGCGAAGTGTTGCGTATCCCGATTGCGCATGGCGAGGGGCGCTACGTCTGCGACCGGGAGACCTTGCAGGAACTGCAGGCGAACAATCAGATACTCTTCCGCTATTGCGACAGCAACGGCGCACTGACCAAAGAGAGCAACCCCAACGGCTCGCTGGCAAACATCGCGGGCATCGCCAATGAGCGATTCAACGTGATGGGCATGATGCCTCACCCCGAACGCGCCTGCGAGGCGATTTTGGGCTCCGAAGACGGACTGAAGATTTTTCAATCCATTGTGCACTCCGCGCTGGCGGTAGCACGGTAG
- a CDS encoding peroxiredoxin, which translates to MSTELTEGVKPVGLPRLGEPAPEFEAVTTHGVIRLSDYRGRWLILFSHPADFTPVCTTEFIAFVEIYPELQKRGVDLLGLSIDSVYSHIAWIRNIKEKTGVEIPFPIIADLNKEVATLYGMIMPGESKTETSRCVFVIDPNGILRAMIYYPLTTGRNMQEILRLIDALQTTDAHKVATPANWKPGDKVIVPPPTTLEMAEERVKAGYECIDWYLCKKEL; encoded by the coding sequence ATGTCCACCGAATTGACCGAAGGCGTCAAGCCTGTGGGATTGCCTCGTTTAGGGGAACCTGCACCGGAGTTTGAAGCAGTTACCACGCACGGCGTGATTCGGCTCTCCGACTATCGCGGACGCTGGCTCATCCTGTTCTCGCATCCCGCCGACTTCACCCCCGTTTGCACCACCGAGTTCATCGCCTTTGTCGAAATCTATCCCGAACTGCAGAAGCGGGGGGTGGATTTGCTGGGCTTGAGTATCGACAGCGTGTATTCGCACATCGCGTGGATTCGCAACATTAAGGAGAAGACAGGTGTGGAAATCCCCTTCCCCATCATCGCCGACCTGAACAAGGAAGTGGCGACTCTCTACGGGATGATTATGCCCGGCGAGAGCAAGACCGAGACCTCGCGCTGTGTGTTCGTCATCGACCCCAACGGTATCTTGAGGGCGATGATTTACTATCCGCTGACGACAGGGCGCAATATGCAGGAGATTCTGCGCCTGATTGACGCCCTGCAGACTACCGATGCACACAAGGTAGCCACGCCAGCGAACTGGAAGCCGGGCGACAAGGTGATCGTGCCGCCTCCCACGACGCTGGAGATGGCAGAAGAGCGCGTCAAGGCGGGATATGAGTGCATCGACTGGTACCTGTGCAAGAAGGAGCTGTAG